From Spea bombifrons isolate aSpeBom1 chromosome 6, aSpeBom1.2.pri, whole genome shotgun sequence, a single genomic window includes:
- the LOC128500929 gene encoding ATP-binding cassette sub-family D member 3-like: MPAIVSPPPHTFKIGNLDNRIANAHQLLTQDVERFCNSVVNQYSNLSKLFLDIVLYIVKLTNAQGPASMMAYLLVADLFLTHLRRGGV; this comes from the exons atgcctgcc attgtttccccccccccccacacgtttaagataggcaacttggacaacaggataGCAAATGCAcatcagctgctcacgcaagatgttgagaggttttgtaacagcgtggtgaaccagtattcaaacttaagcaag ctatttttggatatcgttctgtatattgtcaagctgacaaatgctcag GGACCAGCCAGCATGATGGCTTACCTACTCGTAGCTGACCTTTTCCTTACACACCTTAGAAGGGGGGGGGtttga
- the LOC128500678 gene encoding ATP-binding cassette sub-family D member 3-like isoform X1, which produces MPAAVEGKKKNTLGSLQLHKPARFNHPLIAIQNKTARSWSAIISRSRNDFKRGLFNFIAAMPAIGNLDNRIANAHQLLTQDVERFCNSVVNQYSNLSKLFLDIVLYIVKLTNAQGPASMMAYLLVADLFLTHLRRGGFEQIV; this is translated from the exons ATGCCTGCAGCtgttgagggaaaaaaaaaaaacaccttggggtccctgcagcttcataagCCAGCAAGGTTCAACCATCCTCTCATCGCCATTCAGAATAAAACAGCGAGAAGTTGGAG tgcgatcatcaGCCGCAGCAGAAACGATTTTAAGAGAGgcctcttcaactttatagccgccatgcctgcc ataggcaacttggacaacaggataGCAAATGCAcatcagctgctcacgcaagatgttgagaggttttgtaacagcgtggtgaaccagtattcaaacttaagcaag ctatttttggatatcgttctgtatattgtcaagctgacaaatgctcag GGACCAGCCAGCATGATGGCTTACCTACTCGTAGCTGACCTTTTCCTTACACACCTTAGAAGGGGGGGGtttgagcaaatcgtgtaa
- the LOC128500678 gene encoding ATP-binding cassette sub-family D member 3-like isoform X2 produces MPAAVEGKKKNTLGSLQLHKPARFNHPLIAIQNKTARSWSAIISRSRNDFKRGLFNFIAAMPAIGNLDNRIANAHQLLTQDVERFCNSVVNQYSNLSKLFLDIVLYIVKLTNAQAI; encoded by the exons ATGCCTGCAGCtgttgagggaaaaaaaaaaaacaccttggggtccctgcagcttcataagCCAGCAAGGTTCAACCATCCTCTCATCGCCATTCAGAATAAAACAGCGAGAAGTTGGAG tgcgatcatcaGCCGCAGCAGAAACGATTTTAAGAGAGgcctcttcaactttatagccgccatgcctgcc ataggcaacttggacaacaggataGCAAATGCAcatcagctgctcacgcaagatgttgagaggttttgtaacagcgtggtgaaccagtattcaaacttaagcaag ctatttttggatatcgttctgtatattgtcaagctgacaaatgctcag gctatatag
- the LOC128500671 gene encoding ATP-binding cassette sub-family D member 3-like isoform X2, with the protein MPAAVEGKKKNTLGSLQLHKPARFNHPLIAIQNKTARSWSAIISRSRNDFKRGLFNFIAAMPAIGNLDNRIANAHQLLTQDVERFCNSVVNQYSNLSKLFLDIVLYIVKLTNAQAI; encoded by the exons ATGCCTGCAGCtgttgagggaaaaaaaaaaaacaccttggggtccctgcagcttcataagCCAGCAAGGTTCAACCATCCTCTCATCGCCATTCAGAATAAAACAGCGAGAAGTTGGAG tgcgatcatcaGCCGCAGCAGAAACGATTTTAAGAGAGgcctcttcaactttatagccgccatgcctgcc ATaggcaacttggacaacaggataGCAAATGCAcatcagctgctcacgcaagatgttgagaggttttgtaacagcgtggtgaaccagtattcaaacttaagcaag ctatttttggatatcgttctgtatattgtcaagctgacaaatgctcag gctatatag
- the LOC128500671 gene encoding ATP-binding cassette sub-family D member 3-like isoform X1 — protein sequence MPAAVEGKKKNTLGSLQLHKPARFNHPLIAIQNKTARSWSAIISRSRNDFKRGLFNFIAAMPAIGNLDNRIANAHQLLTQDVERFCNSVVNQYSNLSKLFLDIVLYIVKLTNAQGPASMMAYLLVADLFLTHLRRGGFEQIV from the exons ATGCCTGCAGCtgttgagggaaaaaaaaaaaacaccttggggtccctgcagcttcataagCCAGCAAGGTTCAACCATCCTCTCATCGCCATTCAGAATAAAACAGCGAGAAGTTGGAG tgcgatcatcaGCCGCAGCAGAAACGATTTTAAGAGAGgcctcttcaactttatagccgccatgcctgcc ATaggcaacttggacaacaggataGCAAATGCAcatcagctgctcacgcaagatgttgagaggttttgtaacagcgtggtgaaccagtattcaaacttaagcaag ctatttttggatatcgttctgtatattgtcaagctgacaaatgctcag GGACCAGCCAGCATGATGGCTTACCTACTCGTAGCTGACCTTTTCCTTACACACCTTAGAAGGGGGGGGtttgagcaaatcgtgtaa